A window of the Hordeum vulgare subsp. vulgare chromosome 5H, MorexV3_pseudomolecules_assembly, whole genome shotgun sequence genome harbors these coding sequences:
- the LOC123396132 gene encoding berberine bridge enzyme-like Cyn d 4, with the protein MAMARSSSLVLVAFALLCCYTSSVASQGNSSDAFLSCLSASIPRQLVFTPSSPSFTPLLKSSIRNPKFFTPSTVRPLYIVTPTNASHVQAAVLCGRRSGLRIRVRSGGHDYEGLSYRSVRAEAFAVLDLSSLRSVRVDAQAATAWVDSGAQLGELYYAIGKASSVLGFPGGLCPTVGVGGHFSGGGFGMLLRKYGMAIDHVIDAVLVDAKGRLLNKNTMGSDVFWALRGGGGESFGVVLSWQVKLLPVPPKVTVFNVPVTASQGAADVVTRWQQIAPALPEDLIIRVVVQQKTANFQSLFLGTCDALLPVMSSRFPELRFNRSDCREMTWIQSVPYIYLGSASTVEDLLNRTTAESVFSSGYKATSDYVRRAIPRDAWASIFTKLAQPNAGLMILDPYGGQIAAVPESATPYPHRAGVLYNIQYMNFWSMASGDGAVQTRWIREFYAFMAPFVSSSPREAYFNYRDLDLGENVVVGNVSSFQAGMVWGQKYFKGNYQRLAMAKAQIDPDDYFRNEQSIPPFANSR; encoded by the coding sequence ATGGCCATGGCTAGGAGCTCCAGCCTAGTGCTCGTCGCCTTCGCCCTGCTCTGCTGCTACACCTCCTCCGTCGCCTCCCAGGGTAACTCGTCCGATGCATTCCTCTCGTGCCTGTCGGCGAGCATCCCCCGCCAGCTCGTGTTCAcgccgagctcgccgtcgttcacgCCGCTGCTCAAGTCCTCCATCCGGAACCCCAAGTTCTTCACCCCGAGCACCGTGAGGCCGCTCTACATCGTCACGCCCACGAACGCGTCGCACGTGCAGGCCGCCGTGCTCTGCGGACGCCGGAGCGGGCTGCGCATCCGCGTGCGCAGCGGCGGGCACGACTACGAGGGCCTGTCGTACCGGTCCGTGCGGGCCGAGGCGTTCGCGGTGCTCGACCTGTCGAGCCTCCGCTCCGTGCGGGTCGACGCGCAGGCGGCGACCGCGTGGGTGGACTCCGGCGCCCAGCTCGGCGAGCTCTATTATGCGATCGGGAAGGCCAGCAGCGTGCTCGGGTTCCCCGGCGGCCTGTGCCCGACCGTCGGCGTCGGAGGCCATTTCAGCGGCGGCGGCTTCGGCATGCTGCTGCGAAAGTACGGCATGGCCATCGACCACGTCATCGACGCCGTGCTGGTGGACGCCAAGGGGAGGCTCCTGAACAAGAACACCATGGGGAGCGACGTCTTCTGGGCCctccgaggcggcggcggcgagagctTCGGGGTCGTGCTGTCGTGGCAGGTGAAGCTCCTGCCCGTCCCGCCCAAGGTCACGGTGTTCAACGTCCCGGTGACCGCAAGCCAGGGCGCCGCGGACGTGGTCACGAGGTGGCAGCAGATCGCGCCGGCCCTGCCGGAGGACCTGATCATCAGGGTGGTCGTCCAGCAGAAGACGGCCAACTTCCAGTCCCTGTTCCTCGGCACCTGCGACGCGCTGCTGCCGGTGATGAGCAGCCGCTTCCCGGAGCTGAGGTTCAACCGGTCCGACTGCAGGGAGATGACCTGGATCCAGTCCGTGCCCTACATCTACCTCGGCAGCGCCTCGACCGTGGAGGACCTCCTGAACCGGACCACCGCCGAGTCCGTCTTCAGCAGCGGCTACAAGGCGACGTCCGACTACGTCCGACGGGCCATCCCGCGGGACGCGTGGGCCAGCATCTTCACCAAGCTGGCGCAGCCCAACGCGGGGCTCATGATCCTGGACCCCTACGGCGGGCAGATCGCGGCCGTGCCGGAGTCGGCGACGCCGTACCCGCACCGCGCCGGCGTGCTGTACAACATCCAGTACATGAACTTCTGGTCGATGGCGTCGGGGGACGGGGCCGTGCAGACCAGGTGGATCAGGGAGTTCTACGCGTTCATGGCGCCGTTCGTGAGCTCCAGCCCGAGGGAAGCCTACTTCAACTACAGGGACCTGGACCTCGGCGAGAACGTCGTCGTCGGTAACGTCAGCAGCTTCCAGGCCGGGATGGTCTGGGGCCAGAAGTACTTCAAGGGTAACTACCAGAGGCTGGCGATGGCCAAGGCCCAGATCGACCCCGACGACTACTTCAGGAACGAGCAGAGCATCCCGCCATTTGCCAATAGCAGGTGA